Proteins from a single region of Sphaerochaeta globosa str. Buddy:
- a CDS encoding malic enzyme-like NAD(P)-binding protein, with protein sequence MQDDLTKRALDYHMMDGVPGKVSVVPSKPCQTAADLGLAYTPGVAKPVLAIEANPEDAYKYTSKGNLVAVISNGTAILGLGDRGALASKPVMEGKGVLFKRFADIDVFDIELDEKDPDKVIAMVKAMTPTFGGVNLEDIKGPECFKIEQELIKQCNIPIFHDDQHGTAIIATAGLMNSCEILGKKLEDIKVVVNGAGAAGISCAKMFVAAGVKREHITMLDSKGVVYQGRTAGMTAEKQEFATAGSARTLSDAMVGADVFMGLSVADCVTPDMLLSMAKDPVVFAMSNPNPEIDYELAMSIRSDLIMATGRSDYPNQINNVLGFPFIFRGALDVRSVIISEGMKMAAAKALAALAKEPVPASVEKAYNGQKFSFGRNYIVPKPFDPRVIEWEAVAVAKAACEEGLAEKPITDWEAYRVSLVKRMEKYWK encoded by the coding sequence ATGCAAGACGATTTGACCAAGCGCGCGCTTGATTACCACATGATGGACGGAGTACCGGGTAAAGTCTCGGTGGTTCCCTCCAAGCCCTGCCAGACTGCAGCCGACCTGGGCCTGGCCTATACTCCCGGTGTTGCAAAGCCTGTTCTGGCTATAGAAGCCAATCCCGAGGATGCCTACAAGTATACCTCCAAGGGCAATCTCGTTGCTGTCATTTCCAACGGGACGGCCATCCTCGGTCTTGGCGACCGTGGAGCTTTGGCCAGCAAGCCGGTTATGGAAGGCAAGGGTGTTCTGTTCAAGAGATTTGCCGACATCGACGTGTTCGATATTGAGCTGGACGAGAAAGATCCTGATAAAGTTATTGCAATGGTCAAGGCCATGACTCCTACCTTCGGTGGTGTGAACCTCGAGGATATCAAGGGACCTGAGTGCTTCAAGATTGAGCAGGAGCTGATCAAACAGTGCAATATCCCCATTTTCCATGACGACCAGCACGGAACCGCCATTATTGCAACCGCAGGTTTGATGAACAGCTGCGAGATCCTGGGCAAGAAGCTTGAGGACATCAAGGTTGTGGTCAACGGTGCAGGAGCCGCCGGTATCAGCTGTGCGAAGATGTTTGTTGCAGCCGGTGTGAAGCGGGAGCACATCACCATGCTTGACAGCAAGGGTGTTGTCTACCAGGGCAGAACCGCCGGTATGACAGCTGAGAAGCAGGAGTTTGCCACCGCCGGGAGTGCCCGTACGCTCTCTGATGCCATGGTGGGCGCCGATGTATTCATGGGCCTCTCTGTTGCCGACTGTGTAACGCCTGATATGCTGCTTTCCATGGCCAAGGACCCGGTGGTCTTTGCCATGTCCAACCCTAATCCTGAGATCGACTACGAGTTGGCCATGTCCATTCGCAGCGATCTGATTATGGCAACCGGAAGAAGTGACTATCCGAACCAGATCAACAACGTGCTTGGCTTCCCCTTCATTTTCCGCGGTGCTCTGGACGTACGTTCGGTCATCATCAGCGAAGGAATGAAGATGGCAGCTGCAAAGGCACTTGCTGCTCTTGCAAAAGAGCCGGTTCCTGCTTCTGTTGAGAAGGCTTACAACGGTCAGAAGTTCAGCTTTGGTCGCAACTACATCGTTCCCAAGCCGTTCGATCCCCGTGTCATTGAATGGGAAGCAGTGGCTGTTGCCAAGGCGGCCTGCGAGGAAGGTCTTGCAGAGAAGCCCATCACCGACTGGGAAGCCTACAGAGTCTCCCTGGTGAAGCGGATGGAGAAGTACTGGAAGTAA
- a CDS encoding GNAT family N-acetyltransferase, with translation MHCIECTRSYADQILAIYNDAILTTTAMYEYVKRPQESMLSWFDAKEQGGYPVIGLVDDNDKLLAFGTYGPFRTRPAYHYTIEHSVYVHKDYRGKGLGQIILSLLIKKAIEQQYHTIIAAIDSSNIASIHLHEKAGFEHCGVVKEVGYKFGLFRSLVFMQLLLPTPSEPKEI, from the coding sequence ATGCACTGTATCGAATGTACGAGATCCTATGCTGACCAAATTCTTGCCATCTACAACGATGCAATTTTGACTACCACTGCCATGTATGAGTATGTCAAGCGTCCCCAAGAGTCCATGCTCTCCTGGTTCGATGCAAAAGAGCAGGGTGGGTATCCGGTCATCGGCTTGGTCGATGACAATGACAAGCTTTTGGCCTTTGGGACCTACGGGCCTTTTCGCACCCGCCCGGCTTACCACTATACCATTGAACATTCGGTATATGTGCATAAGGACTATCGAGGTAAGGGCCTTGGACAGATAATCCTGTCCCTGCTCATCAAGAAAGCTATTGAACAGCAGTATCACACCATAATTGCTGCCATAGACTCATCCAACATAGCTTCCATCCACCTCCATGAGAAGGCCGGCTTTGAGCATTGCGGGGTTGTCAAGGAAGTGGGGTATAAGTTCGGCTTGTTCAGAAGTCTGGTTTTCATGCAGTTGCTGCTGCCCACTCCATCGGAACCGAAAGAAATCTAG
- a CDS encoding DUF6657 family protein gives MAIIKSAWELALEKTEKLQVDPIKIKRDLKVKEGRQSAGSFLSDMDATKEAIKQQYDAVPAEEKEAFKEGMTLTMLSNLALPRNAAFKDAFTKVLDLGLILGEGNDQVVQLLGQLEGFFTQYLENQEDLVERMKQQFAPALQQKEAQLRKQYGPNFTLRPEQDPEFMKLLDKQLSQLDEQYTNILTQAKAQIKEMLGIA, from the coding sequence ATGGCAATCATAAAATCTGCATGGGAACTTGCTCTGGAAAAGACAGAAAAACTCCAGGTGGACCCGATAAAGATCAAACGGGACCTAAAGGTCAAGGAAGGCAGACAGTCGGCAGGCTCGTTCCTCAGCGATATGGATGCAACAAAGGAAGCAATTAAGCAGCAGTACGACGCAGTACCTGCTGAAGAAAAAGAAGCGTTCAAGGAAGGGATGACGCTTACCATGCTCTCCAACCTTGCACTTCCCAGGAATGCTGCCTTCAAGGATGCTTTTACCAAGGTTCTCGACCTTGGTCTCATTCTCGGAGAAGGAAATGATCAGGTTGTACAGTTGCTTGGACAACTTGAGGGTTTTTTCACCCAGTATCTTGAGAACCAGGAAGACTTGGTGGAACGTATGAAACAGCAGTTTGCTCCTGCCTTGCAACAGAAGGAAGCACAGCTACGCAAGCAGTATGGTCCCAACTTCACCCTCAGGCCCGAACAGGACCCTGAGTTCATGAAGCTGTTGGACAAACAACTTTCTCAGCTCGATGAGCAATATACGAATATTCTCACCCAGGCCAAGGCCCAGATCAAGGAGATGCTCGGCATCGCCTAA
- a CDS encoding trimeric intracellular cation channel family protein — MELELTIIYLFDLFGTFIFAITGAVKGVRCKLDILGVVVFACTVGCGGGMFRDMLLGATPVAALTDSAYILICVGTGLAVFFLAPKFVGKWRVILFADSLGLGVFTALGVAKGAMYGIGPVGQVLCGVFSAVGGGVVRDIMSRSVPSVLTSDFYATASLIGGIVYLILEMTGLGIFSKFLIASGTVFIIRLIAIKYRFHLPVADTALPVDDYLTMHK; from the coding sequence ATGGAACTTGAACTGACCATCATCTATCTCTTCGACCTGTTTGGTACCTTTATCTTCGCCATCACCGGCGCTGTAAAAGGAGTGCGATGCAAACTCGACATCCTGGGTGTGGTGGTGTTTGCCTGTACCGTCGGCTGTGGAGGCGGCATGTTTCGCGATATGTTGCTCGGAGCAACTCCGGTTGCCGCTCTGACCGATAGTGCCTATATTCTTATTTGTGTAGGAACAGGCCTCGCTGTATTCTTTCTTGCCCCCAAGTTTGTCGGAAAATGGCGGGTGATTCTCTTCGCCGATTCTCTGGGCTTGGGTGTCTTCACAGCCTTGGGTGTGGCAAAGGGTGCTATGTATGGCATCGGTCCGGTAGGGCAGGTGCTCTGCGGAGTATTCTCTGCCGTAGGCGGGGGTGTGGTAAGGGACATCATGAGCCGCTCGGTGCCCTCTGTTTTGACCAGTGACTTTTATGCCACCGCCTCATTGATTGGAGGCATTGTATACCTGATTCTTGAAATGACTGGCTTGGGCATATTCTCTAAGTTCCTGATTGCCAGCGGCACAGTATTCATCATTCGCCTGATTGCGATCAAATACCGGTTCCACCTGCCCGTAGCCGATACCGCCCTACCGGTGGATGACTACCTGACCATGCACAAATGA
- a CDS encoding alanyl-tRNA editing protein: protein MHSYPLYYKQPYQKTHAATIVDIVDGALVLDSTICYPEGGGQSGDIGTISGVTLLNTTKDDDHTIYHHVAEHSFVVGAQVGIVLDWNHRYHYMQMHTAQHVASGLLFTHFSIQTVSVHQGERILTIETDAVAIEPSLCYQLEDLVNDVVRQNHPVHYEVHTQSSAQTLGLRRSIKVEGDGVRLVVVEQVDTVACGGLHVGNTSEIEFFHYAGQEKIRGHIRLIFTVGALAKEEIRKVENVAAELGVLFSAPLQDLVDAAKAVVSSAVQLKSELRKAQQLLAKLSLASLVAEAELVASVPVVYWKIPQEIEMKDVPQAFTEYDELVLCAAKESDGQLSWLVGLQGKATGLLDFPAKKPALLAAIQGKGGGKAPLYQGSAKADCDTFFAAFGALLK from the coding sequence ATGCATTCATATCCGCTTTACTATAAACAACCGTATCAAAAAACCCATGCAGCAACCATCGTCGACATCGTCGATGGGGCGCTCGTTCTCGATTCCACCATCTGTTATCCCGAAGGGGGCGGGCAGAGTGGTGATATTGGTACCATTTCAGGGGTAACGTTATTGAACACTACCAAGGACGATGACCATACCATCTACCACCATGTTGCAGAACACTCGTTTGTTGTTGGGGCCCAGGTGGGAATTGTGCTGGACTGGAACCATCGTTACCACTATATGCAGATGCATACAGCCCAGCATGTTGCCAGCGGCCTCTTGTTCACCCATTTTAGCATCCAGACTGTAAGCGTACACCAAGGCGAGCGCATTCTCACCATTGAAACCGATGCTGTAGCGATAGAGCCTTCCCTCTGTTATCAGTTGGAGGACTTGGTGAACGATGTAGTCCGCCAAAACCATCCGGTGCACTACGAAGTACATACCCAGAGCTCGGCACAAACCCTGGGACTCAGGCGGTCGATAAAGGTAGAGGGCGATGGTGTTCGCCTGGTTGTCGTCGAACAAGTCGATACAGTAGCCTGCGGAGGTCTTCATGTCGGCAACACATCTGAAATTGAGTTCTTTCATTATGCAGGGCAGGAGAAAATTCGTGGGCATATCCGCCTCATCTTCACCGTAGGTGCTCTAGCCAAGGAAGAAATCCGCAAGGTTGAGAACGTGGCCGCTGAACTTGGAGTACTCTTCTCCGCCCCGCTTCAGGACTTGGTGGATGCTGCAAAAGCAGTAGTCTCATCAGCTGTCCAGCTTAAGAGTGAACTGAGAAAAGCCCAACAGCTTCTGGCCAAACTTTCGCTTGCTTCTCTTGTAGCGGAAGCCGAACTGGTTGCCTCGGTTCCGGTTGTCTATTGGAAGATTCCTCAGGAAATTGAAATGAAGGATGTCCCCCAAGCGTTTACCGAATATGATGAGCTGGTACTCTGTGCAGCCAAGGAATCTGATGGACAGCTGTCATGGCTCGTCGGCCTGCAAGGAAAAGCTACAGGCTTGCTTGACTTCCCAGCAAAGAAACCTGCATTGCTGGCAGCAATCCAAGGGAAGGGGGGAGGAAAAGCCCCTCTTTACCAAGGATCCGCCAAAGCCGACTGCGACACCTTCTTTGCTGCCTTTGGAGCTTTGCTCAAATGA
- a CDS encoding YqaA family protein → MTVKERVKALFAKETYLRGDGSLDTKKLFKRTLVLMLFIFSLYFIGFQFYRRLGWDQNAVVQQFIADFGVMGVALYVFIVDLFVLPLSVDLMWPFVMGWHPLLAIVVMGTASVAGAFCAYLFGRLVGLIPIFKRWVLKQSGTHTEQIITKYGIWAIVISGLTPLPFSTICTVAGIVKLKVHHVLLSSLIRYVRMAIYYLIFAGLIVIG, encoded by the coding sequence ATGACCGTCAAGGAACGGGTGAAAGCACTCTTTGCCAAGGAGACCTACCTGAGAGGTGATGGGTCCCTCGATACCAAGAAGCTGTTCAAGCGTACCTTGGTACTCATGCTCTTCATCTTCAGCCTCTACTTCATCGGGTTCCAATTCTATAGAAGGCTTGGATGGGACCAGAATGCCGTGGTACAGCAATTTATTGCCGACTTCGGTGTCATGGGAGTAGCACTCTACGTATTTATCGTAGACCTCTTTGTGCTGCCCTTGTCGGTCGATCTGATGTGGCCTTTTGTCATGGGGTGGCACCCTCTCTTGGCTATCGTGGTGATGGGAACGGCCTCGGTGGCCGGAGCCTTCTGTGCCTACCTCTTCGGTCGGCTGGTGGGTCTCATTCCCATCTTCAAGCGTTGGGTGCTCAAGCAGTCGGGAACCCACACCGAGCAGATCATCACCAAATATGGAATTTGGGCGATTGTAATCAGCGGCCTTACCCCGTTGCCATTCTCCACCATCTGTACGGTTGCAGGCATTGTTAAACTGAAAGTCCACCACGTCCTGCTCTCCAGTCTGATTCGTTATGTGAGAATGGCCATCTACTATCTGATTTTTGCCGGGCTTATCGTCATCGGCTGA
- the purB gene encoding adenylosuccinate lyase, giving the protein MQSFTHDTYLSPFTWRYGSQQMRTIFSEEHKRKLLRRIWVALAKAQLEAKLVSQEQLDELISNQENIDIDRATEIEAEIRHDLMAEIKTYAEQCPKAGAIIHLGATSMDILDNMDAMRLKEALAIVITQTKTLLEAFITQMETYAAQPCMAFTHIQPAEPTTVGYRFAQTAQDLKEDLQDLMQVHASIRGKGMKGAVGTSASYTELLKGTKLSASQLEEMVMQDLGLHAYTAATQVYTRKQDLRVGQALSSLCATLYKFFIDFRLLQSPPIGEWSEPFGSKQVGSSAMPFKRNPINSEKIDSLCRFVEAQEGVLWQNAASTLLERTLDDSANRRLVLPDIFLSVDEILNTATKVVKGMQIHLAGIQRNLASYGIFAASERLLMELGKNGADRQEMHELIRTHSLMAWAEVQTGKANTLMQMLSEDKQIRSYLSKEAIIALLDATLYTGDSEERTHRVVAEIREVLSR; this is encoded by the coding sequence ATGCAAAGCTTCACCCATGACACCTATCTTTCCCCCTTTACCTGGCGCTATGGCAGCCAGCAGATGCGAACCATTTTCAGCGAAGAGCACAAGCGAAAACTGCTCAGACGCATTTGGGTTGCCTTGGCCAAAGCACAGCTTGAGGCGAAGCTGGTATCACAAGAGCAGCTTGATGAACTGATATCCAACCAAGAAAATATCGACATCGACCGTGCCACTGAGATCGAAGCAGAAATCCGCCACGACCTGATGGCTGAGATCAAGACGTATGCCGAACAATGCCCCAAAGCCGGGGCGATCATTCACCTCGGGGCTACCAGCATGGACATTCTGGACAATATGGATGCCATGCGCCTTAAAGAAGCCCTTGCTATTGTCATCACCCAAACCAAGACATTGCTTGAAGCATTCATTACCCAGATGGAAACCTATGCGGCTCAGCCCTGCATGGCATTCACCCATATCCAGCCTGCAGAACCCACCACAGTGGGCTATCGCTTCGCCCAGACGGCCCAGGACCTCAAGGAAGACCTTCAGGACCTGATGCAGGTCCATGCTTCAATCAGGGGCAAAGGGATGAAGGGGGCGGTGGGTACCAGTGCCAGCTATACTGAGTTGCTCAAAGGTACCAAGCTTTCAGCCAGCCAGCTCGAAGAGATGGTGATGCAGGACCTCGGACTTCATGCCTATACGGCTGCAACCCAGGTCTATACCCGCAAACAAGACCTCAGAGTCGGCCAAGCTCTCTCTTCCCTGTGTGCAACCCTCTATAAGTTTTTCATCGACTTCAGGCTGCTTCAAAGCCCCCCGATCGGCGAGTGGAGCGAGCCCTTCGGCTCCAAGCAGGTAGGGTCTTCCGCCATGCCGTTCAAACGCAATCCAATCAACAGTGAAAAGATCGACAGCCTCTGTCGTTTTGTAGAAGCACAGGAGGGCGTACTGTGGCAGAATGCCGCATCGACCCTGCTCGAACGGACGCTCGACGACAGTGCTAACCGCCGTCTGGTACTGCCCGATATCTTCTTGTCAGTTGATGAAATTCTGAACACTGCTACAAAGGTGGTGAAGGGCATGCAGATCCACCTTGCGGGCATCCAGCGCAACCTGGCTTCCTATGGCATATTCGCCGCAAGCGAACGGCTTTTGATGGAGCTGGGAAAGAACGGTGCAGACCGCCAGGAAATGCACGAACTCATCCGCACTCACAGCCTCATGGCTTGGGCTGAAGTGCAAACAGGCAAGGCAAACACGCTCATGCAAATGCTCAGCGAGGACAAGCAGATCCGCTCCTACCTTTCCAAAGAAGCAATTATTGCACTGCTCGACGCAACTTTGTACACCGGTGACAGTGAAGAGCGAACGCATAGGGTGGTTGCTGAAATCAGGGAAGTGCTCAGCCGATGA
- a CDS encoding extracellular solute-binding protein, whose translation MSKPTTKHLILAFALVVLGSLLFLGCSKASEKNTTGSKKLYVYNWSYYTPDSVIESFEKEYGVDVVLDYFASNEEMFAKLMASGEAGYDIIFPSGDYVSIMKNLNMLEKLDTSKMPNLQYITDFALSKAYYDPKMEYSVPYYLGATGIAVNTKMVKDYEKTWNIFADTRLAGRMVMMDDMREVLGDALAYLGYSVNTTNAAELEKARKLVNDKWKPNLVKFDAEGFAKSFASGEYWVSHGYAEAIFEEIPETQWADIDFFLPIDGGPMYFDSMCIPKGARNYDLALEFINYIHKPENYAQLLDRFHFPASVNTEAEKYRTTKPFYTVDMLQNYELKDDLGPYLEMYNKAWETIRYVN comes from the coding sequence ATGAGCAAACCTACCACCAAGCACCTCATCCTCGCTTTTGCCCTGGTTGTCCTGGGCAGTCTTCTCTTCCTCGGTTGCTCCAAAGCATCAGAGAAAAATACCACCGGTAGTAAGAAACTGTATGTGTATAACTGGTCCTACTATACTCCCGACTCGGTAATCGAATCCTTCGAGAAAGAGTATGGGGTGGACGTGGTTCTGGACTATTTTGCCTCCAATGAAGAGATGTTCGCCAAATTGATGGCCAGCGGCGAAGCCGGCTACGACATTATTTTCCCCTCCGGCGACTACGTTTCAATCATGAAGAACCTGAACATGCTGGAAAAACTGGACACTTCCAAAATGCCCAACCTGCAGTACATCACCGACTTTGCCCTCTCCAAGGCCTATTACGACCCGAAGATGGAATATTCGGTCCCCTACTACCTTGGGGCAACCGGTATTGCCGTCAACACCAAAATGGTGAAGGACTATGAGAAGACATGGAATATCTTCGCCGATACCCGGCTAGCCGGCCGCATGGTCATGATGGACGACATGCGTGAAGTTCTCGGCGATGCTTTGGCCTACCTCGGCTACTCGGTCAATACCACCAACGCTGCCGAGCTGGAAAAAGCGAGAAAGCTGGTCAACGACAAGTGGAAGCCGAATTTGGTCAAGTTCGATGCCGAAGGATTTGCAAAGTCCTTCGCCTCGGGCGAGTATTGGGTTTCCCATGGGTATGCCGAGGCAATCTTCGAGGAGATTCCCGAAACTCAGTGGGCCGATATCGACTTTTTCCTCCCCATCGACGGCGGTCCGATGTATTTCGACTCCATGTGCATTCCCAAGGGTGCAAGAAACTACGACCTCGCTCTGGAGTTCATCAACTACATCCACAAGCCGGAAAATTATGCCCAGCTTCTGGACCGTTTCCACTTCCCCGCCTCGGTCAATACGGAAGCTGAGAAGTATCGTACCACCAAGCCGTTCTACACTGTCGATATGCTGCAGAACTACGAGTTGAAGGATGACCTGGGTCCATACCTTGAGATGTACAACAAGGCCTGGGAGACGATCCGTTACGTCAATTGA